In a single window of the Candidatus Tisiphia endosymbiont of Nemotelus nigrinus genome:
- the trxA gene encoding thioredoxin has protein sequence MASNITDDSFDQEVLESTTPVLVDFWAEWCGPCKMLTPILEELSKTLVGKVKIVKMNIEQNPNIPSSLGIRAIPTMILFKDGKQLATKTGLFPKSTIEEWINSSINTHLTHGI, from the coding sequence ATGGCAAGTAATATAACAGATGATTCTTTTGACCAAGAAGTTTTAGAATCTACTACACCTGTATTAGTTGATTTTTGGGCTGAATGGTGCGGACCATGTAAAATGTTGACACCTATTCTTGAAGAATTGAGCAAGACATTGGTAGGCAAGGTAAAAATTGTTAAAATGAACATAGAACAAAATCCTAATATACCTTCAAGTTTAGGTATTCGTGCTATACCTACGATGATTTTATTCAAAGATGGTAAACAACTAGCTACTAAGACTGGATTATTCCCCAAAAGTACTATTGAAGAATGGATTAATTCTTCAATAAATACTCACCTTACGCATGGCATTTAA
- a CDS encoding RDD family protein, producing MLSLAVIIIAILLFDTSVFGDNSLIDNIFNDLNMLVIFLPIVFYTPIFESSSMQATPGCYLFGMKIINKNGRRIGYFKSFSRVISTNLACLSIFTFILFGIGNILCIMLTDEKMFIHDWVFGTRMIRR from the coding sequence ATGCTCTCTTTAGCGGTGATAATAATAGCAATATTATTATTTGATACATCTGTATTTGGTGATAATTCCTTGATTGATAATATATTTAATGATCTTAACATGTTGGTTATCTTCTTACCAATCGTCTTCTATACTCCAATATTCGAGTCATCTTCAATGCAAGCAACTCCCGGCTGCTATCTCTTTGGTATGAAAATCATAAATAAAAATGGTAGGCGAATAGGCTATTTTAAATCTTTTTCTAGAGTAATATCAACAAATTTAGCGTGTCTATCTATCTTTACGTTCATCTTATTTGGAATTGGAAATATTTTGTGTATAATGCTTACTGATGAGAAAATGTTTATACATGATTGGGTTTTTGGAACTAGAATGATACGGCGATAA
- a CDS encoding IS481 family transposase: MGQILHGCAKTTEAIRFAIQNSQESLKTLARKYSINPKTVAKWKKRTTLQDTCMGPKEPSSTVLTSEEEAMCIAFRKHTLLSLDDCLYALQVSIPKLTRSSLHRLLQRHNVSRLPEVKGNNKTKKKFKLYPIGYFHIDIAEVKTEEGKLYLFVAIDRTSKFVYVELLPRCTKTETAQFLRNLIKAIPYKIHTILTDNGIQFTNRTVDKHAWMHIFDRICYEYNIEHRLTKVNHPWTNGQVERMNRTIKEATVKRFYYDNHQQLKQHLYDFINAYNFAKRLKALKGLTPYEFIIKTWTSDPNKFIINPNHHILGLNR; encoded by the coding sequence ATGGGACAAATATTACACGGCTGTGCCAAAACGACAGAGGCAATACGTTTCGCAATCCAAAATAGTCAAGAGAGCTTAAAGACTTTAGCAAGAAAATATTCTATTAATCCTAAAACAGTTGCTAAGTGGAAGAAACGAACTACATTACAAGATACTTGTATGGGTCCCAAAGAACCATCTTCTACAGTATTAACTTCTGAAGAAGAAGCTATGTGTATAGCATTTCGTAAACACACTTTATTATCTTTAGATGATTGCTTATATGCTTTACAAGTCAGTATTCCCAAGCTTACTAGATCTTCTTTACATAGACTTCTTCAACGCCATAATGTTAGTAGGTTACCGGAAGTAAAAGGAAATAACAAAACCAAGAAGAAGTTTAAACTTTATCCAATTGGTTATTTCCATATAGATATTGCTGAAGTCAAAACAGAAGAAGGTAAACTCTATCTATTTGTTGCTATTGATCGCACTTCAAAGTTTGTGTATGTAGAACTTTTACCAAGATGTACCAAGACAGAAACAGCACAATTTCTTCGTAATTTAATTAAAGCTATACCTTATAAAATTCATACTATTTTGACAGATAATGGTATTCAATTTACTAACAGAACAGTAGATAAGCATGCTTGGATGCATATTTTTGATCGTATTTGCTATGAATACAATATTGAACACAGGCTAACAAAAGTTAATCATCCATGGACTAATGGACAGGTAGAACGTATGAATCGTACTATTAAAGAGGCAACTGTTAAACGTTTTTATTATGACAATCATCAGCAACTTAAACAACATTTATATGATTTTATCAATGCCTACAATTTCGCAAAAAGACTTAAAGCTCTTAAAGGTTTAACTCCTTATGAATTTATCATAAAAACATGGACATCTGATCCAAATAAATTTATTATTAACCCTAACCACCACATCCTGGGACTAAACAGATAG